The Lactuca sativa cultivar Salinas chromosome 2, Lsat_Salinas_v11, whole genome shotgun sequence genome includes a window with the following:
- the LOC111907174 gene encoding uncharacterized protein LOC111907174, translating into MDFTTFNPSSFRGKEDPVGVMDWISEMESAFITCGCTGKLQTTYAMRQFKGIMLCWWNTLRKTVSPNKPLQLTWDKFLIHFMRKFYLTEKMLDLENQFLALTKGNMLVDEYNNAFTVTKDFALRLTPDELTKIDRYAKGLQWEYTVPVK; encoded by the coding sequence ATGGATTTTACGACTTTCAATCCATCATCCTTCCGTGGAAAAGAGGATCCAgttggagtcatggattggatatcgGAGATGGAGTCAGCTTTCATAACATGTGGTTGCACAGGGAAGCTACAAACCACCTATGCTATGAGGCAGTTCAAGGGCATAATGCTTTGTTGGTGGAACACGTTACGGAAGACTGTGAGTCCCAACAAGCCATTGCAGTTGACATGGGACAAATTCTTGATCCATTTCATGAGGAAGTTCTATTTGACTGAGAAAATGTTGGATTTGGAGAATCAATTCTTGGCTTTGACAAAGGGAAACATGTTAGTGGACGAGTACAACAATGCTTTCACTGTTACAAAGGATTTCGCACTGCGACTTACTCCAGATGAACTGACCAAGATTGATCGGTATGCAAAGGGATTGCAATGGGAGTACACTGTGCCGGTGAAGTAG
- the LOC111907133 gene encoding putative homeobox-leucine zipper protein ATHB-51, whose translation MEWSSSNPVPFIPRNAQSPFSFLYNTVDPYLYPPGGSDMKYQMLQQASLPMMDLSQIDYDSNNQDKKKRLTSEQLEALENSFQEEIKLDPERKMKLAQELGLQPRQIAVWFQNRRARWKAKQLERLYDALKQEFDAVFREKQQLQEEVLALRAILKEHGNKRQAQVSATGYSDMTGEDTTVESTSVNAIRSSNNVSYQAVATPSSAVAAGECNYMINYDGASVPTQSYYNWAGLPSYP comes from the exons ATGGAGTGGAGTAGCAGCAACCCCGTTCCCTTTATTCCTCGGAATGCACAAAGTCCGTTTTCCTTTCTGTATAACACTGTCGACCCCTATCTATACCCACCTG GGGGGTCAGATATGAAGTATCAGATGTTGCAGCAGGCATCTTTACCAATGATGGATCTAAGCCAAATTGATTACGATAGCAACAATCAGGACAAGAAGAAAAGATTGACAAGTGAACAGCTAGAGGCATTGGAAAACAGCTTTCAGGAGGAGATTAAACTGGACCCTGAAAGAAAGATGAAGCTGGCACAAGAACTTGGACTACAGCCCAGACAAATTGCAGTTTGGTTTCAAAATAGACGTGCTCGTTGGAAGGCTAAGCAGCTCGAACGTTTGTACGATGCTCTTAAACAAGAGTTCGATGCTGTCTTCCGAGAGAAGCAACAGCTTCAAGAGGAG GTATTAGCATTGAGAGCTATACTCAAAGAACATGGCAATAAGAGACAAGCACAAGTTTCCGCAACAGGGTACTCAGACATGACCGGAGAAGATACTACTGTTGAGAGTACTTCGGTGAACGCCATTCGCAGCTCCAACAATGTTTCATATCAAGCTGTTGCTACCCCATCGTCTGCGGTGGCTGCTGGTGAATGCAACTATATGATTAACTATGATGGAGCTTCGGTTCCCACTCAATCGTACTACAACTGGGCTGGTCTCCCTTCATATCCATGA
- the LOC111907175 gene encoding uncharacterized protein LOC111907175: protein MPPYETLYGRKCRTESCWLEARKKHFAGLELIHQTVEKLKVIRERMLASQSRQKSYADKKPRPITFVVGGQVLLEVSPWKGLVRFRKHGKLSPHVIGPFKVFYMRKYLGEEVDMLPLSELRIDEDRRLVEEPEAIINCKKNKLRHKMVELVLVQRKPMIGPNLTWEAKSEMKIHYPHLFAAT, encoded by the exons ATGCCTCCTTATGAAACACTGTATGGAAGGAAGTGCCGTACAGAATCATGTTGGTTGGAAGCAAGAAAGAAACACTTTGCAGGTCTTGAGTTAATACATCAGACCGTTGAGAAGCTAAAAGTCATTAGGGAAAGGATGCTAGCTTCTCaaagtcgtcagaagagctatgcagacaaAAAGCCACGACCGATAACATTTGTTGTGGGTGGTCAAGTGTTACTtgaagtctcaccatggaagggacttgtTAGATTCAGAAAGCATGGGAAGTTGAGTCCTCATGTTATAGGACCATTTAAA GTTTTCTATATGAGGAAGTATTTGGGAGAAGAAGTTGATATGCTCCCACTTTCAGAGTTAAGGATTGATGAAGATAGAAGGCTGGTTGAAGAGCCTGAAGCAATCATTAACTGTAAGAAGAATAAACTAAGACATAAGATGGTTGAATTGGTGCTAGTGCAAAGGAAACCTATGATAGGCCCAAACCTCACCTGGGAAGCAAAAAGCGAAATGAAAATTCACTATCCTCATCTGTTTGCTGCTACATGA